From Algoriphagus sp. NG3, the proteins below share one genomic window:
- a CDS encoding TlpA disulfide reductase family protein, with product MKKLVLLCFLGGVCLLGSKLKAQSGVAESPIVGADFLHRSQPHRGGETRSDTFLQQTNEAENYSSPFLSRGQSTVEGGPIILSSAYPWRVFGLSSQTGFSLADDSTSQGQGEGNTFAQVGRLHVELPFAIAPDTLSLTYWDNFLKEHTEVTPGVKIDLVAEKGTFFEGNAGYKVYRWDLPDMQAPLTFSIRNGSNHLFRYWTLLTGDQVKIRLDLNSGKSYFSGPSAPFFKAQYEVDRLAEEQRFNEMPLMVTGNPDRMLSDSLIAALYERSLQLPSELYNPMWFVVRGKTDAKLLEKYLAKPLVDYPMIAQLPHLTAELEAEDAELIRQKAYGTTLSLILSKIKLGRTLLKEDPHASQFRKLEASFPIPETGNYISAELLAALYDLTLLRGNLSGQSANKLLASYPSEISDRIMGLYLLDRFKRLESNQAEAVSQVLESVELPWVRELVLELQSKSLTGSPLQTSSLLDQEGNPFTLDQLKGKAVVLSFWISGCKFCVKYYQNALEPVFNQWRDHENVVFVSVNADPDQARWKEEVISGMYSHPDMIQLHQDAGSGILADYQISTFPQKLLVSPDYRLFQLTTTQYSADQLSEKITEMLELPSDSFSPKPRQQ from the coding sequence ATGAAAAAATTAGTACTTCTATGCTTCCTGGGAGGGGTATGCCTTCTCGGAAGCAAACTAAAAGCTCAGAGCGGAGTTGCTGAGTCACCCATAGTCGGGGCGGATTTTCTTCATAGATCGCAGCCCCATCGGGGCGGGGAAACCCGCTCCGATACTTTCCTTCAGCAAACTAATGAAGCAGAAAACTACTCTTCACCATTCCTCAGTAGGGGCCAGTCGACCGTCGAAGGTGGGCCTATTATTCTGTCTTCTGCCTACCCGTGGCGGGTCTTCGGTCTTTCGTCTCAAACGGGATTTAGTTTAGCTGATGACTCTACTTCCCAAGGGCAGGGGGAGGGTAACACTTTTGCTCAAGTTGGGAGATTGCATGTTGAACTACCTTTCGCAATTGCTCCTGACACACTCAGTCTTACTTATTGGGATAATTTCTTAAAGGAACATACTGAAGTTACTCCAGGGGTTAAAATTGATCTGGTAGCCGAAAAGGGGACTTTCTTCGAGGGAAATGCAGGATATAAAGTTTACCGTTGGGATCTCCCGGATATGCAAGCACCCTTAACCTTCAGTATCAGAAATGGGTCTAATCACCTGTTTCGATATTGGACTTTGTTGACCGGAGACCAAGTTAAAATTCGGTTAGACCTTAATTCCGGCAAAAGTTATTTCTCAGGACCCTCAGCGCCATTCTTTAAGGCCCAGTATGAGGTAGACCGACTTGCCGAAGAGCAGCGATTTAATGAAATGCCACTGATGGTGACCGGAAACCCAGATCGGATGCTGTCTGATTCACTGATTGCAGCCCTATACGAGCGCTCCCTTCAGCTTCCATCGGAACTCTATAATCCGATGTGGTTTGTGGTCCGTGGTAAAACAGACGCCAAACTGCTAGAGAAATACCTGGCCAAACCATTGGTGGACTATCCTATGATTGCTCAGCTTCCGCATCTAACGGCCGAACTTGAAGCGGAGGATGCAGAACTGATCAGGCAAAAAGCCTATGGCACCACACTCAGTCTGATTTTATCCAAAATCAAATTGGGTAGAACTCTTCTAAAGGAGGATCCTCACGCATCCCAATTTAGGAAACTAGAGGCTTCCTTTCCGATTCCTGAAACCGGGAATTACATCAGCGCTGAGCTTTTGGCGGCCCTCTATGATCTGACACTCCTGCGAGGCAATCTTTCAGGTCAATCTGCCAATAAGCTTTTGGCATCCTATCCATCTGAAATCAGCGACCGGATCATGGGATTATACCTTTTGGATCGGTTCAAACGACTGGAAAGCAATCAGGCCGAAGCGGTATCCCAAGTGTTGGAATCGGTGGAGCTTCCCTGGGTGCGGGAGTTGGTTCTTGAACTTCAATCCAAATCCCTTACAGGATCTCCACTCCAAACGAGCTCACTTCTCGATCAAGAGGGCAATCCTTTTACTCTGGATCAACTGAAGGGGAAAGCGGTGGTACTTTCCTTTTGGATTTCGGGTTGCAAATTTTGTGTCAAATACTATCAGAATGCACTGGAGCCGGTTTTCAACCAATGGCGTGACCATGAGAATGTTGTATTTGTCTCAGTCAATGCTGATCCAGATCAGGCACGCTGGAAAGAAGAAGTGATTTCGGGGATGTATTCACATCCAGATATGATCCAGCTCCATCAGGATGCGGGTTCGGGAATTCTGGCTGATTACCAAATCAGTACCTTTCCCCAGAAGCTGTTGGTCAGTCCAGATTACCGTCTTTTTCAGTTGACTACCACTCAATATTCGGCAGACCAACTTTCAGAAAAAATTACCGAAATGCTCGAACTCCCTTCAGATTCTTTCTCACCTAAACCC